A genomic window from Brevibacillus agri includes:
- the ltaE gene encoding low-specificity L-threonine aldolase translates to MKMDLRSDTVTKPTETMLRAMAEAEVGDDVYREDPTVNRLEQLAAERLGKEAALFVTSGTQGNQVAVLTHCVNGDEVIAEAESHIFYYEGGAMSALAGVQTRTLAGERGALRPEDVEKAIRGNNIHFPRTKLICLENTHNRAGGAVVTVEQMKGVYDVAQKHGIPVHLDGARLFNAAVAQGVDVCELSQYTDTVQVCLSKGLSAPVGSILAGDRAFIEEARWWRKKLGGGLRQAGYLAAPGIIALTEMVERLREDHERAQQLAAGFRKLSLTVEPVETNIVLVRTDSIQETAVDFLQRLADRGVLAVDFDEYVIRFTTHRHIDEQSVAKVLEVVEKLLGAAKCSG, encoded by the coding sequence ATGAAAATGGATTTGCGCAGCGATACCGTCACGAAACCGACTGAAACGATGCTTCGCGCGATGGCGGAAGCCGAAGTGGGCGATGATGTTTATCGCGAAGACCCGACGGTAAACCGACTGGAGCAGCTTGCAGCGGAACGGCTCGGGAAGGAGGCGGCCTTGTTTGTCACCAGCGGCACACAAGGCAACCAGGTCGCTGTGCTGACCCACTGTGTCAATGGTGACGAGGTGATCGCGGAAGCGGAATCGCATATTTTTTATTACGAAGGGGGAGCGATGTCGGCTCTGGCTGGCGTGCAAACCCGGACACTCGCGGGAGAGCGCGGTGCCTTGCGCCCGGAAGACGTGGAAAAAGCGATCCGCGGCAACAACATTCATTTTCCGCGAACGAAATTGATTTGCCTGGAAAATACGCATAACCGGGCTGGAGGCGCGGTGGTCACTGTCGAGCAGATGAAGGGCGTCTATGACGTGGCGCAAAAGCACGGGATTCCGGTTCATCTAGACGGGGCGAGGCTGTTCAATGCGGCGGTCGCCCAAGGAGTCGACGTTTGCGAACTGAGCCAATACACGGATACCGTTCAAGTTTGCCTGTCCAAAGGGCTGAGTGCGCCCGTAGGCTCCATTTTGGCTGGGGACCGCGCTTTTATCGAAGAAGCGAGATGGTGGCGAAAAAAGCTCGGCGGAGGCTTGCGCCAAGCGGGCTATTTGGCTGCGCCGGGAATCATCGCCTTGACCGAGATGGTCGAGCGGCTGCGTGAAGATCACGAGCGGGCACAGCAGTTGGCCGCAGGCTTTCGCAAGCTGTCCCTGACTGTCGAGCCTGTCGAGACGAATATCGTGCTGGTCAGGACCGATTCGATCCAGGAGACAGCGGTTGACTTTTTGCAGCGGCTCGCAGACAGAGGGGTGTTGGCGGTCGACTTCGACGAATACGTGATCCGCTTTACGACGCACCGTCATATCGACGAGCAAAGCGTCGCCAAAGTGCTGGAAGTCGTAGAGAAGCTGCTGGGAGCAGCGAAGTGTTCCGGGTAA
- the lpdA gene encoding dihydrolipoyl dehydrogenase, which yields MVVGEFTTEVDVLVIGAGPGGYVAAIRAAQLGKTVAVVEKAELGGVCLNVGCIPSKAMIHAAHTYEHAQHTESMGITMENVKVDFAKVQEWKSGIVKQLTGGVGSLFKGNKIQVIPGEALFVSENEVRVFHGYDVNRYRFEHCIIATGSRPIELPAFPFGKRVLSSTEALSLTELPKSMVVIGGGYIGIELGTVFAKFGTKVTILEGSDQILPGFEPDMPRLVERKLKKLGVTIHTKALAQGMEETENGVIVKAEVKGEAQQIEAEYVLVTVGRRPNTDELGVRDIGMNLTDRGLIVVDKQGRTNIPNVYAIGDIVPGPALAHKASYEGKVAAEAIAGHPAEVDYKAIPAVVFCDPEIASVGINEREAKEKGIDYVVGRFPFAANGRALSVNAGEGYVKLIAEKGSNLVLGAQIVGPEASNIIAEIGLAIEMGATLEDIELTIHAHPTLGEVTMEAAELALGRPIHVMK from the coding sequence ATGGTAGTAGGTGAATTTACGACAGAAGTAGACGTGCTCGTCATCGGTGCGGGCCCAGGCGGATATGTGGCGGCGATTCGCGCCGCCCAACTGGGGAAAACCGTAGCGGTTGTGGAAAAAGCAGAGCTGGGCGGCGTGTGCCTGAACGTAGGTTGCATTCCTTCCAAAGCGATGATCCATGCGGCACACACGTATGAGCACGCCCAACATACCGAATCCATGGGGATCACCATGGAAAACGTCAAAGTGGATTTTGCCAAAGTCCAGGAATGGAAAAGCGGCATCGTGAAGCAGTTGACAGGCGGCGTTGGCTCCCTGTTTAAAGGCAACAAAATCCAGGTAATCCCAGGTGAAGCGCTGTTCGTCAGCGAAAACGAAGTGCGCGTCTTCCACGGTTATGACGTGAACCGCTATCGCTTCGAGCATTGCATCATCGCGACCGGATCCCGCCCGATCGAGCTGCCTGCCTTCCCGTTCGGCAAGCGCGTGCTGTCCTCGACAGAAGCTCTGTCCTTGACCGAGCTGCCGAAGAGCATGGTCGTGATCGGCGGCGGCTACATCGGCATCGAGCTGGGTACGGTGTTTGCGAAATTCGGTACCAAAGTGACGATTCTCGAAGGCTCCGATCAAATTTTGCCTGGCTTTGAGCCAGACATGCCGCGTCTCGTGGAGCGCAAGCTGAAAAAGCTCGGCGTGACCATCCATACCAAAGCGCTGGCGCAAGGCATGGAAGAGACCGAAAACGGCGTGATCGTGAAAGCCGAAGTCAAAGGCGAAGCGCAACAAATCGAGGCAGAATACGTGCTCGTCACCGTTGGCCGCCGTCCGAACACCGATGAGCTGGGCGTTCGCGATATCGGCATGAACTTGACCGATCGTGGCCTGATCGTCGTTGACAAGCAAGGCCGCACGAACATTCCTAACGTGTACGCGATCGGGGATATCGTGCCAGGTCCTGCGCTCGCACACAAAGCTTCCTACGAAGGAAAAGTGGCTGCCGAAGCCATTGCCGGACATCCGGCTGAGGTGGACTACAAAGCGATTCCTGCGGTTGTCTTCTGCGATCCGGAAATCGCAAGCGTGGGTATCAACGAACGAGAAGCAAAAGAAAAAGGCATCGATTATGTGGTGGGACGCTTCCCGTTTGCTGCAAACGGCCGCGCTCTGTCTGTCAACGCAGGCGAGGGCTACGTGAAGCTGATTGCGGAAAAAGGCTCCAACCTCGTCCTTGGCGCGCAAATCGTAGGTCCGGAAGCTTCCAACATCATCGCGGAAATCGGCCTGGCGATCGAAATGGGCGCTACGCTTGAGGATATCGAGCTGACCATCCACGCTCACCCGACACTCGGGGAAGTGACGATGGAAGCGGCTGAGCTGGCGCTGGGTCGTCCGATCCACGTGATGAAATAA
- a CDS encoding alpha-ketoacid dehydrogenase subunit beta, which produces MAQMTMVQAITDAMRVELKRDETVLVFGEDVGKNGGVFRATEGLQAEFGEQRVFDTPLAESGIGGLAVGLSINGFRPVAEIQFFGFVFETFDAIASQATRMRYRSGGRFSSPVTFRSPFGGGVKTPELHADSLEGLMLQTPGLKVVIPSNPYDAKGLLISAIRDNDPVVFLEHMKLYRSFRQEVPEGEYTIPLGKANVVKEGSDVTIITYGAMVHTSLKAAEEIEKARGAKVEVIDLRTISPLDIDTIVASVKKTNRAIVVQEAQKTSGVAAEIIAQINERAILHLEAPVLRITAPDTVYPFAQAEDIWLPDVKRVVDGLTQVLDF; this is translated from the coding sequence ATGGCACAAATGACAATGGTTCAAGCCATTACGGATGCAATGCGCGTAGAGTTGAAGCGCGATGAAACCGTACTTGTCTTCGGGGAAGACGTAGGGAAAAACGGCGGGGTATTCCGTGCGACAGAAGGTTTGCAAGCTGAATTTGGCGAGCAGCGCGTATTCGATACGCCGCTCGCTGAGTCCGGAATCGGTGGACTGGCTGTAGGCTTGTCCATCAACGGCTTCCGTCCTGTAGCGGAAATTCAGTTCTTTGGCTTCGTTTTTGAAACATTCGACGCGATCGCTTCCCAGGCGACTCGTATGCGCTACCGTTCCGGCGGTCGCTTTTCCAGCCCGGTAACGTTCCGCTCCCCATTTGGTGGCGGCGTGAAAACACCTGAGCTGCACGCTGACTCCCTGGAAGGCTTGATGCTGCAAACGCCGGGTCTGAAAGTGGTTATCCCTTCCAACCCGTACGATGCAAAAGGTCTGCTGATCTCCGCGATTCGCGACAACGATCCGGTCGTGTTCCTGGAGCACATGAAGCTGTACCGTTCCTTCCGTCAAGAAGTGCCAGAAGGCGAGTACACCATCCCGCTGGGTAAAGCGAACGTAGTAAAAGAAGGCAGCGATGTTACCATCATCACCTATGGTGCTATGGTGCATACCAGCCTGAAAGCCGCAGAAGAAATCGAAAAAGCGCGCGGCGCGAAGGTAGAAGTCATCGACCTGCGCACCATCAGCCCGCTCGATATCGACACCATCGTCGCATCCGTGAAGAAAACAAACCGTGCGATTGTCGTGCAGGAAGCGCAAAAAACTTCCGGTGTTGCTGCGGAAATCATCGCGCAAATCAACGAGCGCGCCATTCTCCACCTCGAAGCGCCTGTGCTGCGTATCACTGCGCCGGATACAGTCTATCCGTTTGCACAAGCAGAGGATATCTGGCTGCCTGACGTGAAACGCGTGGTAGACGGACTCACGCAAGTGCTCGATTTTTAA
- a CDS encoding peptide ABC transporter substrate-binding protein: MITACFEGLTRYGPDGKIAGALAENYSVSPDMLMYTFQLKKGALWSNGDPVTAHDFEFAWKRNLDPQTGSEYAYMLYFIKGAEEFNTGKGSKDAVAVKALDDHTLEVQLNSPAPFFYELTAFPTLFPLHQKTVESNPGWAASPENYIGNGPFKMDVWEHKNKLVLVKNDKYHDKDAVKLDKIVWSMITDTNTLQALFDSGDLDWGGHPAYTLPVDLLQSLQDEGKIVLDPYPNTVAVTFNTTQPPFTNKKIRQAFSYAIERQPLVDGIVMPGVPAAYAWVPPSMKLSSNDYFKEDAAKAKGLLAEGLKERKINPESPRLSKSGSCGMAGVFLRRSRVFPFFQRNTIAIDC, translated from the coding sequence GTGATTACGGCTTGTTTTGAAGGGCTGACGCGCTACGGGCCTGACGGAAAGATTGCGGGAGCGCTGGCCGAGAACTACTCCGTTTCCCCCGATATGCTGATGTACACGTTTCAATTGAAAAAAGGCGCCCTCTGGTCCAACGGTGATCCCGTCACCGCGCACGATTTTGAATTTGCCTGGAAGCGCAATCTCGACCCGCAAACAGGCTCAGAGTACGCCTACATGCTTTATTTCATCAAAGGAGCGGAAGAATTTAACACGGGAAAAGGAAGCAAGGATGCCGTCGCGGTCAAAGCGCTCGATGACCACACGCTGGAAGTGCAGCTCAATTCGCCCGCGCCGTTTTTTTACGAGCTGACCGCTTTCCCGACGCTGTTCCCGCTGCACCAAAAAACGGTCGAGTCCAATCCGGGCTGGGCGGCTTCTCCCGAGAACTACATCGGAAACGGCCCGTTCAAGATGGATGTTTGGGAGCATAAAAACAAGCTGGTGCTGGTCAAAAACGACAAGTACCATGACAAAGACGCGGTGAAGCTGGACAAGATCGTCTGGAGCATGATTACCGACACCAACACGTTGCAAGCGCTGTTTGATTCCGGCGATCTCGATTGGGGCGGCCACCCTGCCTATACGCTGCCTGTCGATTTGCTGCAAAGCTTGCAGGATGAGGGCAAAATTGTGCTCGACCCGTATCCGAATACCGTAGCGGTTACGTTTAATACGACCCAGCCGCCGTTTACGAACAAAAAAATTCGCCAGGCGTTTTCCTACGCGATTGAGCGCCAGCCGTTGGTCGACGGAATTGTCATGCCGGGTGTTCCCGCTGCCTACGCCTGGGTGCCGCCCTCGATGAAGCTCAGCAGCAACGATTACTTCAAGGAAGATGCCGCCAAGGCGAAGGGGCTGCTCGCAGAAGGCTTGAAAGAGCGAAAAATAAATCCAGAAAGCCCCCGTCTGTCCAAGAGCGGCTCTTGCGGCATGGCGGGGGTTTTTCTCCGTCGTTCGCGTGTATTTCCCTTCTTCCAAAGAAATACTATAGCCATTGACTGTTGA
- a CDS encoding dihydrolipoamide acetyltransferase family protein has product MSRFTFRLPELGEGIHEGEIVKWHVQPGDSVEEDQVIMEVQNDKAVVEVPSPVKGKVVELKVTEGTVSVVGDPLIEFEVEGEIPNLPDHGHGDAHGAEAAPAPAADKMEPGCDIGSQVSANANQALETPMAPQATATAVAAPIDRKHVLATPSVRKYAREKGVQLTLVPGTGKLGRITREDVDRFVAGGAVASAPAAQAVETAAPAAVEAPAAAPTGVAQAASAPTVHYSAQAGELEERVPLKGIRKAIAKAMVKSAYTAPHVTIFDEVDVTALVAMRKDAKPLAEERGVKLTYLPMIVKAVVAGLKKFPELNASIDDEKQEIIYKKYYNIGIATSTEDGLLVPVVKAADSKSIFQIAGEISELAKKSRERKASADELKGSTFSITNIGSAGGMFFTPIINYPEVAILGVGRISEKPVVKNGEIVVGQMLHLSLSFDHRLVDGEPAQRFVNYVKQLLENPTLLVMEG; this is encoded by the coding sequence GTGAGTCGTTTTACATTCAGACTCCCGGAGCTCGGCGAGGGTATCCATGAAGGCGAAATCGTCAAATGGCACGTACAGCCCGGAGATTCCGTAGAAGAAGACCAAGTCATTATGGAAGTGCAAAATGACAAGGCGGTAGTAGAAGTTCCATCGCCTGTAAAAGGAAAAGTTGTCGAGCTGAAAGTGACAGAAGGGACTGTTTCTGTCGTCGGCGATCCTTTGATCGAGTTCGAAGTAGAAGGCGAAATTCCGAACCTGCCAGACCACGGTCACGGCGATGCGCATGGGGCTGAAGCTGCACCAGCTCCTGCTGCTGACAAAATGGAGCCAGGCTGCGACATCGGCTCCCAGGTGAGCGCAAATGCAAACCAGGCGCTGGAAACGCCAATGGCGCCGCAAGCGACAGCGACAGCGGTTGCCGCTCCAATCGACCGCAAGCACGTGTTGGCTACTCCTTCCGTGCGCAAATACGCGCGTGAAAAAGGCGTGCAGTTGACACTGGTACCTGGTACGGGCAAGCTCGGCCGCATCACCCGCGAAGACGTAGACCGCTTCGTAGCGGGCGGCGCTGTCGCATCCGCTCCTGCCGCACAAGCAGTAGAAACGGCTGCTCCAGCAGCAGTCGAAGCTCCGGCAGCGGCTCCAACTGGTGTTGCCCAAGCAGCATCTGCGCCAACCGTTCACTACAGCGCACAAGCTGGCGAACTGGAAGAGCGCGTTCCGCTGAAAGGCATCCGCAAAGCGATTGCCAAAGCAATGGTGAAATCCGCTTACACAGCGCCACACGTAACGATCTTCGACGAAGTGGACGTAACCGCGCTGGTTGCGATGCGCAAAGATGCGAAACCACTCGCAGAAGAGCGCGGCGTGAAGCTGACTTACCTGCCAATGATCGTGAAAGCAGTCGTAGCGGGTCTGAAAAAGTTCCCAGAGCTGAATGCTTCCATTGACGATGAAAAACAAGAAATCATCTACAAAAAATATTACAACATCGGTATCGCGACTTCGACAGAAGACGGCCTGCTCGTTCCTGTCGTCAAAGCGGCTGACAGCAAGTCGATTTTCCAAATCGCTGGCGAAATCAGCGAGCTGGCGAAAAAATCCCGCGAGCGCAAAGCGAGTGCTGACGAGCTGAAAGGCTCTACCTTCAGCATCACCAACATCGGTTCCGCTGGCGGCATGTTCTTCACGCCGATCATCAACTACCCAGAGGTTGCAATCCTCGGCGTTGGTCGCATCAGCGAAAAACCAGTGGTGAAAAACGGCGAAATCGTGGTTGGCCAAATGCTGCATCTGTCCTTGAGCTTTGACCACCGCTTGGTTGATGGCGAACCTGCGCAGCGTTTCGTCAACTACGTGAAGCAGCTTCTGGAAAACCCGACGCTGCTCGTCATGGAGGGATAA
- a CDS encoding alpha/beta hydrolase → MSEYVKRTIIKEEVPSIHVDTPRSVKVYLPPGYNELLSYPVVYCQDGNDFFTMGRIATIANQLILEEGIEPFLVVGVSVDRSKRTSEYSPVGARNEAYKRFFCEELLPYIEERYPVRRDKASRVLAGDSLGGTVALHLALDQPELFSQVLALSGAFFQPTLDAIQSRESLSWLRIWMVVGLDETAVETHIGTFDFVEWNREAKKLLTAKQANLSYAEKPGNHVWGLWQKELPDALRHFFPPPRL, encoded by the coding sequence ATGTCTGAATATGTAAAACGAACGATCATAAAAGAAGAAGTGCCAAGCATTCATGTGGACACTCCCCGCTCGGTCAAAGTGTACCTCCCGCCGGGCTACAACGAGCTTCTGTCCTATCCTGTCGTCTACTGCCAGGACGGGAATGACTTTTTTACGATGGGACGAATCGCTACCATCGCCAACCAGCTCATTTTGGAGGAAGGCATCGAGCCGTTCCTCGTCGTCGGCGTCTCGGTAGACCGCAGCAAGCGGACGAGCGAATACTCCCCCGTCGGCGCAAGAAACGAAGCGTACAAACGCTTTTTTTGCGAAGAGCTGCTGCCGTACATCGAGGAGCGCTATCCCGTTAGGCGCGACAAAGCGTCCCGCGTGCTTGCAGGCGATTCGCTCGGAGGCACTGTGGCGCTGCATCTCGCCCTGGACCAGCCTGAGCTGTTTTCGCAGGTGCTTGCGCTGTCGGGAGCCTTTTTCCAGCCGACGCTCGACGCCATCCAAAGCCGCGAGAGCCTGTCCTGGCTGCGCATCTGGATGGTCGTGGGACTGGACGAAACCGCCGTGGAGACGCATATCGGAACGTTTGACTTCGTCGAATGGAACCGGGAAGCGAAAAAGCTGCTCACGGCCAAACAGGCCAACCTGTCCTATGCCGAAAAGCCGGGCAATCACGTCTGGGGCCTGTGGCAAAAGGAGCTGCCGGATGCCCTTCGCCACTTTTTCCCGCCGCCGCGCCTGTAG
- a CDS encoding aspartyl-phosphate phosphatase Spo0E family protein: METTSKMIDDLRQKLERAAKEAGYNFLDPEIVKISQQLDKLIVAHMLHEKRPS; encoded by the coding sequence ATGGAAACTACGAGTAAGATGATTGATGACTTGCGCCAAAAGCTGGAACGTGCAGCCAAAGAAGCAGGCTACAATTTTCTTGACCCAGAAATCGTGAAAATAAGTCAGCAACTGGATAAATTGATCGTTGCGCATATGTTGCATGAAAAACGCCCTTCTTAA
- the pdhA gene encoding pyruvate dehydrogenase (acetyl-transferring) E1 component subunit alpha, which produces MSVTTAVEQTENNAPLQILAPDGTVVRPDLMPELSDDELRELMRRMVFTRVWDQRAISLNRQGRLGFYAPVAGQEASMIGSEAALSKEDFILPSYRDIPQMVWHGFPMHKAFLYSRGHIEGGRIPEGVNVLMPQIIIAAQCTQATGVAMGYKLRGEKRVAINYFGDGATSQGDFYEGMNYAGVYKLPVIFFSQNNGYAISLPFEKQTASENIAVKAVAAGIASERIDGMDILAVYYAVKKARERGVNGEGATLIEALTYRYGPHTMAGDDPTRYRSGEEQSEWELRDPLIRFRKFLEGKGLWSEKDEEAVIEEAKAAVADAIKKADETPKMKVTELIDVMFETLPPALEEQKAEFLAKESK; this is translated from the coding sequence ATGAGCGTAACCACTGCTGTTGAACAAACAGAGAACAACGCCCCGCTGCAAATTCTTGCACCGGACGGTACGGTTGTTCGTCCTGACTTGATGCCCGAGCTCTCTGATGATGAGTTGCGTGAACTGATGCGTAGAATGGTCTTTACCCGCGTGTGGGACCAACGCGCTATCAGCCTGAACCGTCAAGGTCGTCTCGGCTTTTACGCGCCTGTAGCGGGTCAAGAAGCAAGCATGATCGGCTCCGAGGCAGCGCTTTCCAAAGAAGACTTCATCCTGCCAAGCTACCGCGACATTCCGCAAATGGTATGGCACGGTTTCCCTATGCACAAAGCGTTCCTCTACTCCCGCGGACACATCGAGGGTGGACGGATTCCGGAAGGCGTCAACGTACTGATGCCACAAATCATCATCGCTGCGCAATGTACGCAAGCGACAGGTGTGGCGATGGGCTACAAGCTGCGCGGCGAAAAGCGCGTGGCGATCAACTACTTCGGTGACGGGGCAACCTCCCAAGGTGACTTCTACGAGGGCATGAACTACGCAGGCGTTTACAAGCTGCCTGTCATCTTCTTCTCGCAAAACAACGGTTACGCGATCTCCCTGCCGTTCGAAAAGCAAACGGCTTCTGAAAACATCGCCGTAAAAGCAGTGGCTGCCGGTATCGCCAGCGAGCGTATCGACGGTATGGACATCCTCGCTGTTTACTACGCGGTGAAAAAAGCGAGAGAGCGCGGCGTGAACGGCGAAGGCGCGACACTGATCGAAGCGCTGACCTACCGCTATGGTCCACACACCATGGCAGGTGACGACCCAACCCGCTACCGCTCTGGCGAAGAGCAAAGCGAGTGGGAACTGCGCGATCCATTGATCCGCTTCCGCAAATTCCTCGAAGGCAAAGGCCTCTGGAGCGAAAAAGACGAGGAAGCTGTCATTGAAGAAGCAAAAGCAGCAGTTGCGGACGCGATCAAAAAAGCGGACGAAACGCCGAAAATGAAAGTGACCGAACTGATCGATGTAATGTTTGAGACACTGCCGCCTGCACTCGAAGAGCAAAAGGCAGAATTCCTGGCGAAGGAGTCGAAATAA
- a CDS encoding HesB/IscA family protein gives MKVKITRNAAKQLTTIMEQEEDKDLKLRVYITHAHGDHAHYGLALDKPTEEDEVVSTDKEIDVVVKKDEPLLDGIIVDYLYLPQEGFVITNPSKGNTGDH, from the coding sequence ATGAAGGTAAAGATCACTCGCAATGCAGCGAAGCAACTGACCACGATCATGGAGCAGGAAGAAGACAAAGACCTGAAGCTGCGTGTCTATATCACTCACGCGCACGGCGATCATGCACACTACGGCCTGGCGCTGGACAAACCGACCGAAGAGGATGAAGTAGTCTCCACTGACAAGGAAATCGACGTTGTCGTGAAAAAAGACGAGCCGCTTCTGGACGGCATCATCGTCGACTACCTGTATCTGCCGCAAGAAGGCTTCGTCATCACCAACCCGTCCAAAGGAAACACAGGCGACCATTAA
- a CDS encoding HEPN domain-containing protein, whose protein sequence is MPLLIAPVFNSMTTQPIRIELPNAYYLISGAERPYEIASRYLRNEMDENKRIFDSRVNRNSLFLVAEHAEMKVTDDRPWIEEIENKLNLSAIDGTCSIPYVLTINGNMCGITYLKRSLDGSKFEFDEATQNVFERLINHQLPSLAFRRYSLSLEKKSNEDQLLDLWIALESLFAPDGKKGEITYKLRVRMAYYFGESYAQRQKIAQFVKKSYNHRSEIVHSGKMFGNKLTDEVNTLRLMARATILNTAMHGISLQDMRVRLDELILTGETYAQRYAPSYFESIIL, encoded by the coding sequence ATGCCACTGTTGATTGCGCCCGTGTTTAATTCGATGACGACACAGCCCATTCGGATCGAGCTGCCTAATGCGTATTACTTGATCTCGGGGGCTGAGCGGCCGTACGAGATAGCTTCGCGTTATTTGCGAAACGAGATGGACGAGAACAAGCGCATTTTCGATTCGCGGGTCAACCGCAACAGCCTGTTTTTGGTTGCGGAGCACGCGGAGATGAAAGTGACGGATGACCGTCCATGGATCGAAGAGATCGAAAACAAGCTGAATTTGTCCGCCATAGATGGGACATGCTCGATTCCGTACGTCCTGACGATCAATGGCAACATGTGCGGGATCACGTACTTGAAGCGCTCCCTCGACGGAAGCAAATTCGAGTTTGACGAGGCGACCCAAAACGTGTTCGAGCGACTGATAAATCATCAACTGCCGTCGCTTGCTTTTCGCCGTTATTCCCTGTCGCTGGAGAAAAAAAGCAACGAAGACCAACTGCTCGATTTGTGGATTGCTCTGGAGTCGCTGTTTGCTCCCGACGGAAAAAAGGGCGAAATCACCTATAAATTGCGGGTGCGAATGGCGTATTATTTTGGAGAGTCGTACGCGCAGCGGCAAAAAATTGCCCAGTTTGTAAAAAAATCGTACAATCATCGTTCAGAGATCGTGCACAGCGGAAAAATGTTCGGCAACAAGCTGACAGATGAAGTCAATACGCTGCGGTTGATGGCGAGAGCGACGATTCTGAATACGGCGATGCACGGCATCAGCCTGCAGGATATGCGCGTGAGATTGGACGAGTTGATATTGACAGGCGAAACCTATGCACAACGGTATGCGCCGTCTTATTTTGAAAGTATTATTTTGTAG
- a CDS encoding small acid-soluble spore protein P yields the protein MEKDHILDENPHQTYNNAAKPQEQTGEPLAGSKKVKQKNHSRSIKTREG from the coding sequence ATGGAAAAGGATCATATTCTCGACGAAAATCCGCACCAAACATACAACAATGCGGCAAAGCCACAGGAGCAGACCGGCGAACCGCTGGCTGGCTCCAAAAAAGTCAAGCAAAAAAATCATTCCCGCTCCATCAAAACGCGGGAAGGGTAA